The DNA segment CACGCCGAAGGGACATGCATTCGCGCACTCGTTGCACGCGGGACGGCACTGCGAATCACCGTTGAGACTCGCGTAGCGATTCAAGAGCGGAAGATCTTGCGCCGCGGTCGCACGCGCTCCTGACGCGCCCAGGTATTCGTCGATGAGTTGGCGGCTCGTCATCGAGACGATCAGCGCGTCCACGTTGGAATTCGACAATACCCATCGAAACGCCGCCTGCGAGAAGGTGGCGCCGCCGGCTTCATACGGGCGCATATCGTTCAGGCGCGCGCCCATCAGGGTCTTCATCACAACCACGCCGACGCCGTGGCGCTTGGCCTTTTCCATCAGGCGCGGCAACTCGGGCTGAATCGCGATGAAATCGAAGTTGTGCGTGAAGCGCTGGTAGAAGCGCGGGTCCTGGCCGAAGTTGTGCGCGCACAGGATCACGTCGAAGTGACCGCTGTCGATCGCGTAGTCGAGGCATTGCGCCAGGTTGCCCGCGTGGCCCGACATCCCGGTGAATCGAATTTTGCCCTGGCTGCGCGCCTGGGAGACGAATTCGTACCACTCGGGATTCTTCAGCCGCGCCGGATCGTTGACCGCATGGTTGAAGTACACGTCGATATGATCGGTCTGCAGGCGGCGCAGACTTGCTTCGAGCGCGGTCATCATCGAGCCGCGGCGATCATCCGCTCGCGCGATCGTCTTCGAAGTCAGGAATACCTTGTCGCGCCTGCCCTTGAGCGCGTTGCCGATGGTCGTTTCGGATTCGCCGTCGGTGTAGGTCTCGGCCGAGTCAAAGTAGTTGACCCCGCAATCAAATGCGTGACGGACCAGGTCTTCGTTTCCGGCGGTCAGGCGGCTGGCGCCGAATGAGATGTCAGAAATCTTAAAGCCGGTGCGGCCAAGCGTCGAGTAGCGGCGAACGTGCGCAGCCGGCTGGACCGATGCGCTGGCGGCGCCGGCCAGCGGCAGGATCGATACGCCCACGCCGGCAAGCACGCCGCGTTTGAGGAATTCGCGTCGTCCAATGATCGATCCATCGCCCGATCGTTTCATCTGATCACCTCGCGGAGCCGCGTGGCGAGCCGGTCGCGGCCAGGGCCAATTCTAACGCCAAGCCATCGCCAGACGCGAGACGCATTCGCTCAGCCGAGGTCGGCTTTGCGGCGATACAGCAGCACGGCTGCGCCCGACGACACGCCGATCGCGACGAAGGGGTAGGGTATAAGGTAGGCCCACGAGTGCTCCTGCATCACCGCGCTGCCGTGGTACTTCAGGATGAACAGGAGCATGTTGATGATCACGTACGCCGCGTACAAAATTCCGATCGGCAGCGCAAAGTTGCGCATCGCGATGATTGCGTACACGTACACGGCGAGAATGATCCCGAAAATCGGAGCGACGATCATGTTGGACACGCCCGAAAGCCGCGTGCCGAGGAAGACGAAGCCGACGCCGGGATTATGCGAGAATGGCTTGTCGAAATTGGAAATCGCCATCAGTGCGAGCAGCAGCGCCAGGATCGTCAGAGTCACGCCGCGCGATTTATCTTTCATCTTGGTACCCCTGGCTTGCGAGCTGGTTGCGGCACATCCTAGTCGGCGGGCGCGTGAACCGCATCAGGTCTTGCATATGCATATTGAGACTTGATTGGATGCGCAGGGATCGGTACCGCTGACGGCATCGGATTCGATCGATCAATGTGGCGATTCATCGCGGTTGCGGCGCTCGCAATGTGTGTATCATGGCTCTGGAGGCCGATTTGCGCCTTTGCCGAGACTAATCTCGTAAAGAACGGCGACCTTGCCGCCGGCTTCCACGGCGCGCCGGCTGATTGGTACGCGCTGTCTTCCGACAAGAAGCTGAGCAAGTTTTCATGGAGCTATACGGCGGCCGGGGGCGGCACGCTTGGAATCTCCAATCTGAACCCGAACCATGCGAGCTGGCATCAGGCGCTGATACTACGGCCCGGGATTTACGAAATCAGCGCCGAAGCGAGCGTCGAGGGTGCGCAGCCGCACGCAGGCGGCGCGAATATAGCAATCAGCACCTACGACGGAATCAAATTCATCTCGACGCATCTGCACGGCACGACGGGCTGGCAGAAACTCTCTTTCTTTCTGAAAGAAGATCGATGGGGCGATTCGACTGAGCTGCTATGCCAGCTCGGGGTGGCGGGTTTTCCGGATACGGGTCGCGTGTCATTTCGCAATATCAAAGTGATCGCCGTTGCGAGTCCGCCGTCGGGCGGAGCGCGCGGATTCGATCTCGCCACGATTCGCTACCACTATAAGGACCAGCTGCATCAGCCGGACAACAGAGTCTCGATTCGTGCGATGGGCGTGGTATCCGGCCTGATCCTGCTGGCGATGCTGGGATGGGCGCTCGCCGTAATATGGCGGCCGGCGCTTGCGGCCGGGCGATCGGCGTGGATGCTCCCTGCCGGCCTCATGCTCGCGATCACCGCGGTCAAGTTTGCCGCGCTATTTCATTTCACCGGCTTCTACTGGGACATCTGGGCGAAGACCAATCGCGCCTTGCTGGCCGCCGCATTGGGCCCCTCGCGAATTTACGATCCCGGTCTGCCGGTTGACGCCTATCCGCCCGGGTCGCTGTACCTGCTGTGGCTCTCAGGATGGATCGGCAGGTTGATCGAGCCGACTGCAAACGGTTTTCGCGTGATCGTCGAGACGCCGCCGTTGATTGCCGATCTTTTCATCGGTCTGACGCTGTACTTTGCGGCGTGGCGCGACGGACGCGGCCTGCGCGCCATCGTGGTGATGATGCTGTTCGCGCTCAACCCGGCGCTTATTTTCGATACGGTGGTATGGGGCCAGAGCGATTCGATCGTCGCGCTGCCGATGATCGCCGCCGCGATCCTGATCCTCACCGGCCGCTATCGGCTGGGATGGAGTGCGGCCGCGAT comes from the Candidatus Binatus sp. genome and includes:
- a CDS encoding aldo/keto reductase; the encoded protein is MKRSGDGSIIGRREFLKRGVLAGVGVSILPLAGAASASVQPAAHVRRYSTLGRTGFKISDISFGASRLTAGNEDLVRHAFDCGVNYFDSAETYTDGESETTIGNALKGRRDKVFLTSKTIARADDRRGSMMTALEASLRRLQTDHIDVYFNHAVNDPARLKNPEWYEFVSQARSQGKIRFTGMSGHAGNLAQCLDYAIDSGHFDVILCAHNFGQDPRFYQRFTHNFDFIAIQPELPRLMEKAKRHGVGVVVMKTLMGARLNDMRPYEAGGATFSQAAFRWVLSNSNVDALIVSMTSRQLIDEYLGASGARATAAQDLPLLNRYASLNGDSQCRPACNECANACPFGVPIADVMRTRMYARDYGDIRLARSEYAMLSENAAACLSCDAKPCAGACPHGIATEVLLAPTHRMLA